In Fundidesulfovibrio magnetotacticus, a single window of DNA contains:
- a CDS encoding acyl-CoA thioesterase, with protein sequence MDDRPALGKPVSASRTELSLAMLPQDANPYGSIHGGVILKNMDAAAAMAAMRHCRGNAVTVAMDGVSFLAPSRVGELVTFRAQVNHVGRTSMEVGVRVESENLFTGEVRHTASAYLTFVALDVSGKPSPAPPLVLETDDERRRFAQAEERRRTRRCCVLHQGA encoded by the coding sequence ATGGACGATCGGCCCGCGCTTGGCAAGCCCGTCTCGGCCAGCCGCACGGAACTCTCCCTGGCCATGCTGCCCCAGGACGCCAACCCCTACGGCTCCATCCACGGCGGCGTGATCCTGAAAAACATGGACGCCGCCGCCGCCATGGCCGCCATGCGCCATTGCCGGGGCAACGCCGTGACCGTGGCCATGGACGGCGTGAGCTTCCTGGCTCCCTCCCGCGTGGGCGAACTGGTCACCTTCCGGGCCCAGGTGAACCACGTGGGCCGCACCTCCATGGAAGTGGGCGTACGCGTGGAGTCCGAGAACCTCTTCACCGGCGAGGTGCGCCACACGGCCTCGGCCTACCTGACTTTCGTGGCCCTGGACGTGTCCGGCAAGCCCTCCCCGGCCCCGCCCCTCGTGCTGGAGACCGACGACGAGCGCCGCCGCTTCGCCCAGGCCGAAGAACGACGCCGCACAAGACGCTGCTGCGTGCTCCACCAGGGAGCCTGA
- the fliR gene encoding flagellar biosynthetic protein FliR, giving the protein MELFNLQASQFYGFILTLMRVSLVVFLLPFFGAGTVPNAIKGAFCMVLTLAIFPRLSFPGSLMPLSVLGLSLMLLGELALGLVLDIIIRLLFAAVMTGGHMMGFAMGFAMMNVLDPMTGLSESVTAQFLYQCTLMIFLGLNGHLFLLTGLAESFVLVPPGGLFITPALAQSMLAFSAQIFVLAVKISAPVVASLFLVDLALALISRAAPQMNVIQVGFPLKVGVGFLFFTLTLTALSHFVGDYIAELGPMYHTVMNRPLAR; this is encoded by the coding sequence ATGGAACTCTTCAATCTCCAGGCCTCGCAGTTTTACGGGTTCATCCTCACGCTCATGCGCGTGAGCCTGGTGGTGTTCTTGCTGCCGTTCTTCGGCGCGGGCACGGTGCCCAACGCCATCAAGGGGGCCTTCTGCATGGTGCTCACCCTGGCGATCTTCCCCCGGCTGTCGTTTCCGGGTTCGCTCATGCCCCTCTCGGTGCTGGGCCTTTCGCTCATGTTACTGGGCGAGCTGGCCCTGGGCCTGGTGCTGGACATCATCATCCGCCTGCTCTTCGCCGCCGTGATGACCGGGGGGCACATGATGGGCTTCGCCATGGGATTCGCCATGATGAACGTGCTCGACCCCATGACGGGCCTCTCCGAATCGGTGACGGCCCAGTTCCTTTACCAGTGCACGCTCATGATCTTCCTGGGGCTCAACGGGCACCTCTTCCTGCTCACGGGGCTGGCCGAGAGCTTCGTGCTGGTGCCGCCGGGGGGGCTCTTCATCACGCCCGCCCTGGCGCAGTCCATGCTGGCCTTCTCGGCGCAGATCTTCGTGCTGGCGGTGAAGATCAGCGCCCCGGTGGTGGCCTCGCTCTTCCTGGTGGACCTGGCCCTGGCCCTGATCTCCCGCGCGGCCCCGCAGATGAACGTGATCCAGGTGGGCTTCCCGCTCAAGGTGGGCGTCGGTTTTTTGTTCTTCACGCTCACGCTCACGGCGCTCTCCCACTTCGTGGGCGACTACATCGCGGAGCTGGGCCCCATGTACCACACCGTCATGAACCGGCCCCTGGCCAGGTAG
- a CDS encoding MBL fold metallo-hydrolase, translating into MEVQKNMLAQAGDACNPVQSEARAGDSFLARREGRWRAELAVNLPDRPGALADLASLASTLGANIERLVYDRGEHPHRVDLAVSLPQAQRAGKLLDRLAARGYLDAPADREAEPALITDLDGVLCFKVALRNRPGTLAELAERFRALEANVIHLRYDSGQEPEMAEASVSLRGAGRVSELLGEMTRAGYHYHVLWRGGDDADVDAALGFSEVEAFLFKLRSVLPPERMSGLEELFNTSREMRQALAEFRRASGASGEALAASETFADILRLAAMAVGATGPNFTLRLTGPVPLTPLVSLYMLACPEGANSYLLRHPGGLAFLDTNFGIFFEDVMAWMAAHGFDPARVDAVLATHPDADHAGWAGRLQERYGARVFMHPECERVFALEDRTLGRSALAAINRSFTRLVGRLTGLTPPARIEPFEAAGEGAPAEAGGLRVMGRVRLADLELLALESLGGHVAGQVFYYGPEQGVLFTGDYLLDPASLSPREREALSVHKSLLTNTNADSALFHREMAMLRALMRETMAQQARKGRRAMVFPGHGDFYGVDQAGW; encoded by the coding sequence ATGGAAGTGCAAAAGAACATGTTAGCGCAGGCTGGGGACGCGTGCAATCCCGTCCAGTCCGAGGCACGGGCCGGGGACTCCTTCCTGGCGCGCCGCGAGGGCCGCTGGCGGGCGGAGCTGGCCGTGAACCTGCCCGACAGGCCGGGCGCGCTGGCCGATCTGGCCAGCCTGGCCTCGACGCTGGGGGCCAACATCGAACGCCTGGTCTACGACCGGGGCGAACACCCCCACCGTGTGGACCTGGCCGTGTCCCTGCCCCAGGCCCAGCGCGCGGGCAAGCTCCTGGACCGCCTGGCGGCCCGGGGCTACCTGGACGCCCCGGCGGACCGGGAGGCCGAGCCCGCGCTCATCACGGACCTGGACGGCGTGCTCTGCTTCAAGGTGGCCCTGCGCAACCGGCCGGGAACCCTGGCCGAGCTGGCCGAACGCTTTCGGGCGCTGGAGGCCAACGTGATCCACCTGCGCTACGACTCCGGGCAGGAGCCGGAGATGGCCGAGGCCTCGGTGTCGCTGCGCGGGGCGGGGCGCGTCTCGGAACTCCTGGGCGAGATGACCCGGGCGGGCTACCACTACCACGTGCTCTGGCGCGGCGGCGACGACGCCGACGTGGACGCGGCCCTGGGCTTCTCCGAGGTGGAGGCCTTCCTCTTCAAGCTGCGTTCGGTGCTTCCGCCCGAGCGCATGAGCGGGCTGGAGGAGCTTTTCAACACCTCGCGGGAGATGCGCCAGGCCCTGGCCGAGTTCCGCCGGGCCTCGGGGGCCTCGGGCGAGGCCCTGGCCGCCTCGGAGACCTTCGCGGACATCCTGCGCCTGGCGGCCATGGCCGTGGGGGCCACGGGGCCCAACTTCACGCTGCGCCTCACCGGCCCCGTGCCGCTCACGCCCCTCGTATCGCTCTACATGCTGGCCTGCCCGGAGGGCGCCAACAGCTACCTCCTGCGCCACCCCGGCGGCCTGGCCTTCCTGGACACCAACTTCGGCATCTTCTTCGAGGACGTGATGGCCTGGATGGCGGCCCACGGCTTCGACCCCGCGCGCGTGGACGCCGTGCTGGCCACCCACCCCGACGCCGACCACGCGGGCTGGGCGGGCCGCCTCCAGGAGCGCTACGGGGCCAGGGTGTTCATGCACCCCGAGTGCGAGCGCGTCTTCGCCCTGGAGGACCGCACCCTGGGGCGCAGCGCCCTGGCGGCCATCAACCGCTCCTTCACGCGGCTCGTGGGGCGTCTCACGGGGTTGACGCCGCCCGCGCGCATCGAGCCCTTCGAGGCGGCGGGGGAGGGCGCTCCGGCCGAGGCGGGAGGGCTGCGGGTAATGGGGCGCGTGCGCCTGGCGGACCTGGAGCTTCTGGCGCTGGAGAGCCTGGGCGGCCACGTGGCGGGGCAGGTGTTCTATTACGGCCCCGAGCAGGGCGTGCTCTTCACGGGAGACTACCTGCTGGACCCGGCCAGCCTCTCCCCGCGCGAGCGCGAGGCCCTCTCGGTGCACAAGTCGCTCCTGACCAACACCAACGCCGACTCGGCGCTCTTCCACCGCGAGATGGCCATGCTGCGCGCGCTCATGCGCGAGACAATGGCCCAACAGGCCCGCAAGGGACGCCGGGCCATGGTCTTCCCCGGCCACGGCGACTTCTACGGGGTGGACCAGGCAGGGTGGTGA
- a CDS encoding BrnA antitoxin family protein: MSKAESGNREELQSLAALPDEAVDTSDIPEVSEFEGSVRGRFFRPLKKSVTIRLDADVLEYLRAIGPGYQTRINSILRDYMAARARSA, from the coding sequence ATGAGCAAGGCTGAATCTGGAAACAGAGAGGAACTCCAGTCCCTCGCCGCCCTCCCCGACGAGGCCGTCGACACCTCGGACATCCCCGAGGTTTCCGAATTCGAAGGCTCCGTGCGCGGGCGGTTCTTCCGCCCCCTCAAGAAGTCCGTGACCATCCGGCTGGACGCCGACGTACTGGAATACCTGCGCGCGATCGGACCCGGCTACCAGACCCGGATCAACAGCATCCTGCGCGACTACATGGCCGCGCGCGCCAGGTCCGCGTAG
- a CDS encoding tRNA lysidine(34) synthetase, which translates to MSFLRVREEKSTFAQKVCVGRVGKLMRQTAMIGPGARVGVAVSGGVDSFVLLNVLRLRQRIVPFRFDLLALHVNPGFDPASHAPLADWCAGKGLALHAETTDHGPRAHSPENRKASACFYCAMLRRTRLFQLCEAYGLTHLAMGHNADDLAATFFMNVFQTGRVQGLSPREPFFQGRLVMIRPILTVEKDHIKRAARQWGLPIWSNPCPSAGATRRSDFEDWLKEMYARDKRYRANVFGALTRWQVPEGPADGAPRAAGREPDHSGEA; encoded by the coding sequence ATGTCATTCCTGCGAGTTCGAGAGGAAAAGTCCACCTTCGCCCAGAAGGTCTGCGTGGGCCGCGTGGGCAAGCTCATGCGCCAGACCGCCATGATCGGCCCCGGGGCGCGCGTGGGCGTGGCCGTGTCCGGCGGCGTGGACAGCTTCGTGTTGCTCAACGTGCTGCGCCTGCGCCAGCGCATCGTGCCCTTCCGGTTCGACCTGCTGGCCCTGCACGTGAACCCGGGGTTCGATCCCGCTTCCCACGCCCCCCTGGCGGACTGGTGCGCCGGAAAGGGCCTGGCCCTGCACGCCGAAACCACCGACCACGGCCCCCGCGCCCACTCCCCGGAGAACCGCAAGGCCTCGGCCTGCTTCTACTGCGCCATGCTCCGGCGCACGCGCCTGTTCCAACTCTGCGAGGCCTACGGGCTCACCCACCTGGCCATGGGCCATAACGCCGACGACCTGGCCGCCACCTTTTTCATGAATGTCTTCCAGACCGGCAGGGTGCAGGGCCTCTCCCCCCGCGAGCCCTTCTTCCAGGGCAGGCTGGTGATGATCCGTCCCATCCTCACCGTGGAGAAGGACCACATCAAGCGCGCCGCCCGGCAATGGGGGCTCCCCATCTGGTCCAACCCCTGCCCCTCGGCGGGGGCCACGCGCCGCTCCGACTTCGAGGACTGGCTCAAGGAGATGTATGCCCGGGACAAACGCTACCGGGCCAACGTCTTCGGGGCGCTCACGCGCTGGCAGGTTCCTGAGGGCCCGGCGGACGGCGCTCCTCGGGCCGCCGGACGGGAGCCGGACCACTCCGGCGAGGCCTGA
- the flhB gene encoding flagellar type III secretion system protein FlhB, whose translation MAERDPSKTERATPKRRNEARDKGSVPKSQELPKMLVLLAGMVASSMAIGVYERELRDIFRFFLSEGLRMEVTLNTAHNLLLELSWRLAKMLLPTFLLLAGTAYVVMRIQVGQIWVLPWQNFQWSQFFNPMAGVQKLLLDKQTLIRLGKQVLMALAIGIAPYIVLKREFGNMLPLFYTDAYGMAAFILSNAMSMLWYTMLPMVIIAAADTWYTRWDYEENLKMTKSEVKDERRNVEGDPEVKQQQRQKMFQVMGKRMLKNVPKADVVITNPTHIAVALQYNPLFAPAPIVLAKGADHLAQKIKEIARENGVPIRENVPLARALYKEADVGETIPEALFQAVAAVLAQLDKFRNRGR comes from the coding sequence ATGGCTGAGCGCGACCCGTCAAAAACCGAACGAGCGACCCCGAAACGCCGCAACGAAGCGCGCGACAAGGGGTCGGTGCCCAAAAGCCAGGAACTGCCAAAGATGCTCGTGCTCCTGGCGGGCATGGTGGCCTCCAGCATGGCCATCGGCGTCTACGAGCGCGAACTGCGAGACATCTTCCGCTTCTTCCTCTCCGAGGGCCTGCGCATGGAGGTGACGCTCAACACCGCGCACAACCTCCTGCTGGAACTCTCCTGGCGTCTGGCAAAGATGCTCCTGCCCACCTTCCTGCTCCTGGCGGGCACGGCCTATGTGGTGATGCGCATCCAGGTGGGCCAGATCTGGGTGCTGCCGTGGCAGAACTTCCAGTGGAGCCAGTTCTTCAACCCCATGGCGGGCGTCCAGAAGCTCCTGCTGGACAAGCAGACCCTGATCCGCCTGGGCAAGCAGGTGCTCATGGCCCTGGCCATCGGCATCGCCCCCTACATCGTGCTCAAGCGCGAGTTCGGCAACATGCTGCCCCTGTTCTACACCGACGCCTACGGCATGGCGGCCTTCATCCTCTCCAACGCCATGAGCATGCTCTGGTACACCATGCTCCCCATGGTGATCATCGCGGCGGCCGACACCTGGTACACGCGCTGGGACTACGAGGAAAACCTCAAGATGACCAAGAGCGAGGTGAAGGACGAGCGCCGCAACGTGGAAGGCGACCCCGAAGTGAAGCAGCAGCAGCGCCAGAAGATGTTCCAGGTGATGGGCAAGCGCATGCTCAAGAACGTCCCCAAGGCCGACGTGGTGATCACCAACCCCACCCACATCGCCGTGGCCCTGCAGTATAACCCCCTGTTCGCCCCGGCCCCCATCGTGTTGGCCAAGGGCGCGGACCACCTGGCCCAGAAAATCAAGGAAATCGCCCGGGAGAACGGCGTGCCCATCCGCGAGAACGTTCCCCTGGCACGGGCATTGTATAAGGAAGCGGACGTGGGGGAGACCATCCCCGAGGCTCTCTTCCAGGCAGTGGCCGCAGTGCTGGCCCAGCTGGACAAGTTCCGCAACCGCGGGCGTTAA
- the flhA gene encoding flagellar biosynthesis protein FlhA yields MAKSLAVNFDYAKFTKQGDVMLAAGVVIILFVMLVPMPTMVIDLMLTLSISVSLVVLVTSMFMTSPLEFSIYPSLLLVTTMLRLALNVASTRLILMHGDEGTGAAGQVIKAFGEFVVGGNYIIGVVVFLILFSLNKTVIVAGTTRIAEVAARFTLDAMPGKQMAIEADLNAGLIDEQEATTRRDTIRKEADFYGAMDGAGKFVSGDVKATMLITVINIVGGFLIGVLQKGMDWKQAAATYTILTIGDGLVSIIPSIVISVSAGLIVSRAAAEARMGEEFIAQLTGHPKALTLVSGILFVFGIVPGMPFVPFTVLAVLMFALARITKREQAGQAESQETDKAKPQELETPEEVQQLLPLDSLELEVGYGLIPLVDEDQNGNLLARIRSIRRQFALDMGVIIPSLHLRDNLQLKPGQYAVLVKGNEIASAEILIDHYLAMDPGDVKHRVHGVDTREPAFNLPALWIPDASKEEAMLAGYTVVDPATVISTHLTEVFRRNLHEFLGRQEVQALLDNLHKRAPKAVEELVPGVLSLGQVQKVLQNLVREGVSVRDMLTIVETLADYGHASKDPDQLTEYVRAKMGRSIVKPFLSTGGTLPIFTLAPTAEGMVQESIRHTDHGSYLAMDPGSAQQLIASINQNMERAIVAEGQPVLLVAPMTRPHLAQLLNRFLPALPVISQAEIPAEIKLQSLATIGLSHAG; encoded by the coding sequence ATGGCCAAGTCACTCGCAGTGAATTTCGACTACGCCAAGTTCACCAAGCAGGGCGACGTGATGCTCGCCGCCGGCGTGGTGATCATCCTCTTCGTCATGCTGGTGCCCATGCCCACCATGGTCATCGACCTGATGCTCACGCTTTCCATCTCCGTGAGCCTCGTGGTGCTGGTCACCTCCATGTTCATGACCTCGCCCCTGGAATTCTCCATCTACCCCTCCCTGCTGCTGGTGACCACCATGCTGCGCCTGGCCCTCAACGTGGCCTCCACGCGCCTGATCCTCATGCACGGCGACGAGGGCACCGGGGCCGCCGGACAGGTGATCAAGGCCTTCGGCGAGTTCGTGGTGGGCGGCAACTACATCATCGGCGTGGTGGTGTTCCTGATTCTCTTCTCGCTCAACAAGACCGTCATCGTGGCGGGCACCACGCGCATCGCGGAAGTGGCCGCCCGCTTCACCCTGGACGCCATGCCCGGCAAGCAGATGGCCATCGAGGCGGACCTGAACGCCGGGCTCATCGACGAGCAGGAGGCCACCACCCGCCGCGACACCATCCGCAAGGAGGCCGACTTCTACGGCGCCATGGACGGCGCGGGCAAGTTCGTTTCCGGTGACGTGAAGGCCACCATGCTCATCACCGTGATCAACATCGTGGGCGGCTTCCTCATCGGCGTGCTCCAGAAGGGCATGGACTGGAAGCAGGCCGCCGCCACCTACACCATCCTGACCATCGGCGACGGCCTGGTCTCCATCATCCCCTCCATCGTCATCTCGGTGTCCGCGGGCCTCATCGTGTCGCGCGCGGCGGCCGAGGCGCGCATGGGCGAGGAGTTCATCGCGCAGCTTACCGGGCATCCCAAGGCTCTCACCCTGGTCTCGGGCATCCTCTTCGTCTTCGGCATCGTGCCCGGCATGCCCTTCGTGCCCTTCACCGTCCTGGCAGTGCTCATGTTCGCCCTGGCGCGCATCACCAAGCGCGAGCAGGCGGGCCAAGCCGAGAGTCAGGAAACCGACAAGGCCAAGCCCCAGGAGCTGGAGACCCCCGAAGAGGTCCAGCAGCTGCTGCCGCTCGACTCCCTCGAACTGGAAGTGGGCTACGGCCTCATCCCCCTGGTGGACGAAGACCAGAACGGCAACCTCCTGGCGCGCATCCGCTCCATCCGCCGCCAGTTCGCCCTGGACATGGGCGTGATCATCCCCTCGCTGCACCTGCGCGACAACCTGCAGCTCAAGCCCGGCCAGTACGCCGTGCTCGTGAAGGGCAACGAGATCGCCTCGGCCGAGATCCTCATCGACCACTACCTGGCTATGGACCCTGGCGACGTGAAGCACCGCGTCCACGGCGTGGACACCCGCGAACCCGCCTTCAACCTGCCCGCGCTGTGGATTCCCGATGCGTCCAAGGAAGAGGCCATGCTCGCGGGCTACACCGTGGTGGACCCCGCCACCGTGATCTCCACGCACCTCACCGAGGTCTTCCGGCGCAACCTCCACGAGTTCCTGGGCCGCCAGGAAGTGCAGGCCCTGCTGGACAACCTGCACAAGCGCGCCCCCAAGGCCGTGGAGGAACTGGTGCCCGGCGTGCTCTCCCTGGGCCAGGTGCAGAAGGTGCTCCAGAACCTGGTGCGCGAGGGCGTCTCCGTGCGCGACATGCTCACCATCGTGGAGACCCTGGCCGACTACGGACACGCCAGCAAGGACCCCGACCAGCTCACCGAATACGTGCGCGCCAAGATGGGCCGCAGCATCGTGAAGCCCTTCCTCTCCACCGGCGGCACGCTGCCCATCTTCACCCTGGCCCCCACCGCCGAGGGCATGGTGCAGGAATCCATCCGCCACACCGACCACGGCTCCTACCTGGCCATGGACCCGGGCTCCGCCCAGCAGCTCATCGCCAGCATCAACCAGAACATGGAACGCGCCATCGTGGCCGAAGGCCAGCCCGTCCTGCTGGTCGCGCCCATGACCAGGCCCCACTTGGCCCAGCTCTTGAATAGGTTTCTGCCGGCGCTGCCGGTGATCTCCCAGGCCGAGATCCCGGCGGAAATCAAGCTGCAATCGTTGGCAACCATAGGACTCAGCCATGCGGGTTAA
- a CDS encoding M23 family metallopeptidase, which translates to MPTPSRFEIFRDDHGRYRRVSPRKGLALAAVVFLVLVAAGNVWWFAASLTRPALEDDTEERRRLSSLRGPSLEHIEARAREIAEGVARLKEGEERFDALVTLDKEAARAIREARAALGGQQGDESPGDILTRMEMRAAFARAMNRPVKLAVTDGTAIMALLPTGGQPMGAAPDAWPVRGVLSSEFGARLSPFAGQEEFHKGVDIMAPAGSPVRAPAPGVVTFAGRDAEGSLALVLDHGGGYTTLFSHLQGLDAKAGDPVLRGQAIASVGTEGRSTGPHLHYEVRLFGVPVNPAPYLGQAPRAAQP; encoded by the coding sequence ATGCCCACGCCCTCACGCTTCGAAATCTTCCGCGACGACCACGGCCGCTACCGCCGCGTGTCCCCCAGAAAGGGCCTGGCCCTGGCCGCCGTCGTCTTCCTGGTTCTGGTGGCGGCGGGCAACGTCTGGTGGTTCGCGGCATCGCTCACCCGCCCCGCCCTGGAAGACGACACGGAGGAACGCCGCCGCCTGTCCTCCCTGCGCGGCCCATCCCTGGAACACATCGAGGCCCGCGCCCGGGAGATCGCCGAGGGAGTGGCGCGCCTCAAGGAGGGCGAGGAGAGGTTCGACGCCCTCGTCACCCTGGACAAGGAAGCCGCCAGGGCCATCCGGGAGGCCCGCGCCGCCCTGGGAGGGCAGCAGGGGGACGAAAGCCCGGGGGACATCCTCACGCGCATGGAGATGCGCGCGGCCTTCGCCAGGGCCATGAACCGCCCCGTGAAGCTCGCCGTGACCGACGGAACCGCCATCATGGCCCTGCTGCCCACGGGCGGGCAGCCCATGGGGGCCGCTCCCGACGCCTGGCCCGTGCGCGGCGTGCTCTCTTCGGAGTTCGGGGCGAGGCTCTCGCCCTTCGCCGGGCAGGAGGAGTTCCACAAGGGCGTGGACATCATGGCCCCGGCCGGATCGCCCGTGCGCGCGCCCGCGCCCGGGGTGGTCACCTTCGCGGGGCGCGACGCAGAGGGTTCCCTGGCCCTGGTGCTGGACCACGGCGGCGGCTACACAACGCTCTTCTCCCACCTCCAGGGCCTGGACGCCAAGGCCGGAGACCCCGTGCTCCGGGGCCAGGCCATCGCCTCCGTGGGCACCGAGGGGCGCTCCACCGGGCCGCACCTGCACTACGAGGTGCGCCTCTTCGGCGTTCCCGTGAACCCGGCCCCCTACCTGGGCCAGGCCCCCCGGGCCGCCCAGCCCTGA
- a CDS encoding BrnT family toxin, producing the protein MHFTWDERKNALNKAKHGIRFETALLAFDDPLHLSRLERVVGGEERWQTLGSAGGVVLILVAHTYRDHAGQESVRIISARKATAHERKLYEQG; encoded by the coding sequence ATGCACTTCACGTGGGACGAGCGCAAGAACGCGCTCAACAAGGCGAAGCACGGCATCCGCTTCGAAACCGCCCTGCTGGCGTTCGACGACCCGCTGCACCTGAGCAGGCTCGAACGTGTCGTTGGCGGCGAGGAGCGCTGGCAGACCCTCGGCTCGGCAGGCGGCGTGGTCCTGATCCTGGTGGCGCACACCTACCGAGATCACGCCGGGCAAGAGTCCGTGAGGATCATTTCAGCGCGCAAGGCCACGGCCCACGAAAGGAAACTGTATGAGCAAGGCTGA
- a CDS encoding DnaJ domain-containing protein, with protein MKPRVRIALLLALASALILSPGAARSQPGETVLLAQARPGEGRLPGGGGAPGEGPFGPPPPPPREVRPGPSGPRPVPPAPGLAGRPVPEGMAPGARAVPGPRPDQVPGPTFAPPPGPQGDWRRPAPPPAPSRPWERPGAMAPDDPRRMGVQGGAGDPAGASRVPVSRMGEAPREVAQAPASAPPGVAPGPASRLPEALRVALRPESLAMLAVFLGVAALAALARARKRQPRPNVRARRGVAASEAGGEAAPERDRVRFAPDDARQVREREVRRRTDEDWLRADRERFVRMRREEVREERLRAEAERRRAEAERGRAGERRRNDGQGPRADSSRTGGSGRDGAGLEGSRDVKDREWARRILGVPPGATPGEVRKAYIAGMKANHPDQASTLGEEVQALFSERAKLLNIAYDILRDQDA; from the coding sequence ATGAAGCCGCGCGTCCGCATCGCCCTGCTGCTCGCCCTGGCGTCTGCGTTGATCCTGTCCCCGGGGGCGGCCCGGAGCCAGCCCGGCGAGACCGTGCTCCTGGCCCAGGCGCGGCCCGGCGAGGGACGCCTGCCCGGAGGCGGGGGCGCGCCCGGAGAAGGACCTTTCGGACCTCCGCCTCCGCCGCCGCGCGAGGTGCGCCCCGGCCCGTCGGGGCCAAGGCCCGTCCCCCCCGCTCCGGGACTCGCGGGACGCCCCGTGCCGGAGGGCATGGCTCCGGGAGCGCGCGCCGTTCCCGGTCCCCGGCCCGACCAGGTTCCCGGCCCGACGTTCGCGCCGCCTCCCGGTCCCCAGGGCGACTGGCGGCGTCCCGCGCCGCCTCCGGCCCCCTCGCGGCCATGGGAGCGGCCCGGGGCCATGGCCCCGGACGACCCACGCCGCATGGGCGTCCAGGGTGGCGCGGGCGATCCGGCCGGGGCGTCCCGGGTTCCGGTCTCCCGCATGGGCGAAGCCCCGCGCGAGGTCGCCCAGGCCCCGGCTTCTGCGCCCCCCGGCGTGGCCCCGGGCCCGGCGTCGCGCCTGCCCGAGGCCCTGCGCGTGGCGCTGCGCCCCGAATCCCTGGCCATGCTGGCCGTCTTCCTGGGCGTGGCGGCCCTGGCCGCGCTGGCGCGGGCGCGCAAGCGCCAGCCCAGGCCCAACGTGCGCGCGCGCCGGGGCGTGGCTGCCTCCGAGGCGGGGGGCGAAGCCGCGCCGGAGCGCGACCGCGTGCGCTTCGCCCCGGACGACGCCCGGCAGGTCCGCGAGCGGGAGGTCAGGCGCAGAACCGACGAGGACTGGCTGCGCGCCGACAGGGAGCGCTTCGTGCGCATGCGCCGGGAGGAAGTGCGCGAGGAGCGCCTGCGCGCCGAGGCGGAACGCCGCCGCGCCGAAGCGGAGCGCGGCCGGGCCGGAGAGCGTCGGCGCAACGACGGGCAGGGGCCGCGCGCGGACTCCTCCCGAACGGGAGGCTCCGGGCGCGATGGCGCGGGCCTGGAGGGCTCGCGGGACGTTAAGGACCGGGAGTGGGCGCGGCGCATCCTTGGTGTGCCCCCCGGCGCGACGCCCGGCGAGGTCCGCAAGGCCTACATCGCGGGCATGAAGGCCAACCACCCGGACCAGGCGAGCACCCTTGGCGAGGAGGTGCAGGCCCTGTTTTCGGAACGGGCCAAGCTTCTGAACATCGCCTACGACATCCTCAGGGACCAGGACGCCTAG